In Streptomyces sp. NBC_00390, the following are encoded in one genomic region:
- a CDS encoding DUF3592 domain-containing protein — MYGLRRASALRRTGVTAEGRIVRHDVSRGDEGARYYHLVSAWTTRDGRECEYSSRFGRGSVGGAFGVGTLVMVRYDPEDPRRFAIQGWDVATVDLLFTVLGAVFTAGTLVVLLVRLLTL, encoded by the coding sequence ATGTACGGACTGCGCCGCGCCAGCGCGCTCCGTCGCACCGGTGTCACCGCAGAGGGTCGGATCGTCCGCCACGATGTCAGTCGAGGCGACGAAGGCGCCAGGTATTACCACCTGGTCTCAGCCTGGACGACCCGGGACGGCCGCGAGTGCGAGTACTCATCCAGGTTCGGCCGAGGTTCCGTCGGAGGCGCCTTCGGCGTGGGGACCCTTGTCATGGTCCGATACGATCCGGAAGATCCCCGCCGGTTTGCGATCCAGGGCTGGGACGTAGCGACGGTCGACCTGCTGTTCACCGTGTTGGGGGCGGTGTTCACAGCGGGCACCTTGGTGGTGTTGCTCGTCCGACTACTCACTCTCTGA